The following proteins are encoded in a genomic region of Rissa tridactyla isolate bRisTri1 chromosome 5, bRisTri1.patW.cur.20221130, whole genome shotgun sequence:
- the SLC9B2 gene encoding sodium/hydrogen exchanger 9B2 isoform X1 — MVKADIVNDNENPEPSVCDRSGTIPMLEQREEGPTADAKGGDGNIQTEETALLNHCAQPPPEPIAGSSIPARTWRQIFSCPPQGLLAQTVTNVAIVVLVWAVVWSITGAECLPGGNLFGILFLYFFAVIGGKIFGFIKIRTLPPLPALLGMLLAGFLIRNTPFISDIVQINLRWSAALRNVALSIILTRAGLGLDPKALKKLKAVCLRLSFGPCISETCTAAVLAYLFMHLPWQWGFILGFVLGAVSPAVVVPSMLILQAGGYGVEKGIPTLLMAAGSVDDILAITGFNTCLGMAFSSGSTLYNVLRGVLEVAVGIAAGGILGMFVRYFPSHDQASLAWKRSYFVLGLSMFAVFGSIYFGFPGSGGLCTLVLAFVAGVGWSDEKREVEKIVAVAWNIFQPFLFGLIGAEVSVTSLRPETVGLCVATLAIALVVRIIATFMMVCFAGFNFKEKVFVSLAWMPKATVQAAIGSLALDTARSHQDEQLEKYGMDVLTVAFLAILITAPIGALAIGLAGPRLLQKAQTNSQEDEKGAEAAEEAEACEPS; from the exons ATGGTAAAGGCGGATATTGTAAATGACAATGAAAATCCTGAGCCATCAGTATGTGACAGAAGTGGTACGATTCCCATGCTTGAGCAAAGAGAG GAGGGTCCAACAGCAGATGCCAAAGGTGGCGATGGGAATAtacaaacagaagaaactgcTCTCTTGAATCATTGTGCTCAGCCACCGCCGGAACCAATAGCAGGGTCTTCAATACCTGCGAGAACATGGAGGCAAATATTTAGTTGTCCTCCTCAGGGTTTACTGGCCCAAACAGTGACAAATG TTGCAATCGTGGTCCTGGTTTGGGCTGTGGTTTGGTCGATCACTGGGGCCGAGTGTCTCCCAGGTGGAAACCTGTTTGGAATtctgttcctttatttttttgctgtcatcGGAGGTAAAATTTTTGGATTCATTAAAATACGAAcacttcctcctctccctgctcttctgg GGATGCTACTTGCTGGTTTCCTAATCCGAAATACTCCATTCATTAGTGACATCGTCCAGATAAACCTACGCTGGTCTGCAGCACTGAGGAATGTCGCTCTTTCAATTATCTTGACCCGAGCAGGACTTGGCCTGGATCCAAAG GCTCTTAAGAAGCTCAAAGCAGTCTGTTTGCGGCTTTCTTTCGGACCGTGCATCTCAGAAACATGCACAGCTGCTGTTCTTGCCTACTTGTTCATGCATTTGCCGTGGCAATGGGGATTTATACTAGG ttttgttttaggTGCAGTCTCCCCTGCTGTGGTGGTTCCCTCAATGCTGATTTTACAGGCTGGGGGATATGGGGTAGAGAAAGGTATCCCAACTTTGCTAATGGCAGCTGGCAGCGTTGACGACATTCTGGCTATCACAGGCTTCAACACTTGCCTTGGGATGGCTTTCTCTTCTG GTTCTACTCTTTACAATGTGCTCCGTGGAGTGCTGGAGGTTGCTGTTGGCATAGCAGCTGGGGGGATTCTGGGAATGTTTGTTCGATATTTCCCAAGCCAtgatcag GCATCTCTGGCATGGAAGAGGTCGTATTTTGTACTTGGGCTGTCCATGTTTGCTGTTTTTGGCAGCATTTACTTTGGCTTCCCTGGATCAGGAGGGCTCTGCACATTAGTCTTAGCTTTTGTTGCAGGTGTGGGTTGGTCTGATGAAAAG AGGGAAGTAGAAAAAATTGTCGCAGTTGCATGGAATATCTTTCaaccttttctttttggtttaattGGAGCAGAAGTATCCGTTACATCTCTTAGGCCTGAAACTGTTG GGCTCTGTGTTGCTACATTAGCCATTGCCCTAGTTGTGCGAATCATAGCAACGTTCATGATGGTGTGTTTTGCTGGGTTTAATTTTAAGGAGAAAGTATTCGTCTCGTTGGCATGGATGCCCAAAGCCACTGTCCAG GCTGCAATAGGTTCCCTTGCCCTGGATACAGCGAGAAGTCATCAGGATGAGCAACTGGAAAAATATGGAATGGATGTACTGACAGTAGCTTTCTTGGCTATCTTGATCACTGCTCCAATTGGAGCCCTGGCTATTGGCTTGGCAGGGCCCAGACTTTTGCAGAAGGCTCAGACAAATAGCCAGGAGGATGAGAAAGGTGCTGAGGCTGCAGAAGAGGCAGAGGCCTGTGAACCTTCGTAA
- the SLC9B2 gene encoding sodium/hydrogen exchanger 9B2 isoform X2 — translation MVKADIVNDNENPEPSVCDRSGTIPMLEQREEGPTADAKGGDGNIQTEETALLNHCAQPPPEPIAGSSIPARTWRQIFSCPPQGLLAQTVTNVAIVVLVWAVVWSITGAECLPGGNLFGILFLYFFAVIGGKIFGFIKIRTLPPLPALLGMLLAGFLIRNTPFISDIVQINLRWSAALRNVALSIILTRAGLGLDPKALKKLKAVCLRLSFGPCISETCTAAVLAYLFMHLPWQWGFILGFVLGAVSPAVVVPSMLILQAGGYGVEKGIPTLLMAAGSVDDILAITGFNTCLGMAFSSGSTLYNVLRGVLEVAVGIAAGGILGMFVRYFPSHDQASLAWKRSYFVLGLSMFAVFGSIYFGFPGSGGLCTLVLAFVAGVGWSDEKREVEKIVAVAWNIFQPFLFGLIGAEVSVTSLRPETVGLCVATLAIALVVRIIATFMMVCFAGFNFKEKVFVSLAWMPKATVQL, via the exons ATGGTAAAGGCGGATATTGTAAATGACAATGAAAATCCTGAGCCATCAGTATGTGACAGAAGTGGTACGATTCCCATGCTTGAGCAAAGAGAG GAGGGTCCAACAGCAGATGCCAAAGGTGGCGATGGGAATAtacaaacagaagaaactgcTCTCTTGAATCATTGTGCTCAGCCACCGCCGGAACCAATAGCAGGGTCTTCAATACCTGCGAGAACATGGAGGCAAATATTTAGTTGTCCTCCTCAGGGTTTACTGGCCCAAACAGTGACAAATG TTGCAATCGTGGTCCTGGTTTGGGCTGTGGTTTGGTCGATCACTGGGGCCGAGTGTCTCCCAGGTGGAAACCTGTTTGGAATtctgttcctttatttttttgctgtcatcGGAGGTAAAATTTTTGGATTCATTAAAATACGAAcacttcctcctctccctgctcttctgg GGATGCTACTTGCTGGTTTCCTAATCCGAAATACTCCATTCATTAGTGACATCGTCCAGATAAACCTACGCTGGTCTGCAGCACTGAGGAATGTCGCTCTTTCAATTATCTTGACCCGAGCAGGACTTGGCCTGGATCCAAAG GCTCTTAAGAAGCTCAAAGCAGTCTGTTTGCGGCTTTCTTTCGGACCGTGCATCTCAGAAACATGCACAGCTGCTGTTCTTGCCTACTTGTTCATGCATTTGCCGTGGCAATGGGGATTTATACTAGG ttttgttttaggTGCAGTCTCCCCTGCTGTGGTGGTTCCCTCAATGCTGATTTTACAGGCTGGGGGATATGGGGTAGAGAAAGGTATCCCAACTTTGCTAATGGCAGCTGGCAGCGTTGACGACATTCTGGCTATCACAGGCTTCAACACTTGCCTTGGGATGGCTTTCTCTTCTG GTTCTACTCTTTACAATGTGCTCCGTGGAGTGCTGGAGGTTGCTGTTGGCATAGCAGCTGGGGGGATTCTGGGAATGTTTGTTCGATATTTCCCAAGCCAtgatcag GCATCTCTGGCATGGAAGAGGTCGTATTTTGTACTTGGGCTGTCCATGTTTGCTGTTTTTGGCAGCATTTACTTTGGCTTCCCTGGATCAGGAGGGCTCTGCACATTAGTCTTAGCTTTTGTTGCAGGTGTGGGTTGGTCTGATGAAAAG AGGGAAGTAGAAAAAATTGTCGCAGTTGCATGGAATATCTTTCaaccttttctttttggtttaattGGAGCAGAAGTATCCGTTACATCTCTTAGGCCTGAAACTGTTG GGCTCTGTGTTGCTACATTAGCCATTGCCCTAGTTGTGCGAATCATAGCAACGTTCATGATGGTGTGTTTTGCTGGGTTTAATTTTAAGGAGAAAGTATTCGTCTCGTTGGCATGGATGCCCAAAGCCACTGTCCAG CTATAG
- the SLC9B2 gene encoding sodium/hydrogen exchanger 9B2 isoform X3 — MVKADIVNDNENPEPSVCDRSGTIPMLEQREEGPTADAKGGDGNIQTEETALLNHCAQPPPEPIAGSSIPARTWRQIFSCPPQGLLAQTVTNVAIVVLVWAVVWSITGAECLPGGNLFGILFLYFFAVIGGKIFGFIKIRTLPPLPALLGMLLAGFLIRNTPFISDIVQINLRWSAALRNVALSIILTRAGLGLDPKALKKLKAVCLRLSFGPCISETCTAAVLAYLFMHLPWQWGFILGFVLGAVSPAVVVPSMLILQAGGYGVEKGIPTLLMAAGSVDDILAITGFNTCLGMAFSSGSTLYNVLRGVLEVAVGIAAGGILGMFVRYFPSHDQASLAWKRSYFVLGLSMFAVFGSIYFGFPGSGGLCTLVLAFVAGVGWSDEKLSTIPLTEEQEMLQDESQTVHQEQDTCIPRLIIKRQSTAFIFSAHASLKVHLLL, encoded by the exons ATGGTAAAGGCGGATATTGTAAATGACAATGAAAATCCTGAGCCATCAGTATGTGACAGAAGTGGTACGATTCCCATGCTTGAGCAAAGAGAG GAGGGTCCAACAGCAGATGCCAAAGGTGGCGATGGGAATAtacaaacagaagaaactgcTCTCTTGAATCATTGTGCTCAGCCACCGCCGGAACCAATAGCAGGGTCTTCAATACCTGCGAGAACATGGAGGCAAATATTTAGTTGTCCTCCTCAGGGTTTACTGGCCCAAACAGTGACAAATG TTGCAATCGTGGTCCTGGTTTGGGCTGTGGTTTGGTCGATCACTGGGGCCGAGTGTCTCCCAGGTGGAAACCTGTTTGGAATtctgttcctttatttttttgctgtcatcGGAGGTAAAATTTTTGGATTCATTAAAATACGAAcacttcctcctctccctgctcttctgg GGATGCTACTTGCTGGTTTCCTAATCCGAAATACTCCATTCATTAGTGACATCGTCCAGATAAACCTACGCTGGTCTGCAGCACTGAGGAATGTCGCTCTTTCAATTATCTTGACCCGAGCAGGACTTGGCCTGGATCCAAAG GCTCTTAAGAAGCTCAAAGCAGTCTGTTTGCGGCTTTCTTTCGGACCGTGCATCTCAGAAACATGCACAGCTGCTGTTCTTGCCTACTTGTTCATGCATTTGCCGTGGCAATGGGGATTTATACTAGG ttttgttttaggTGCAGTCTCCCCTGCTGTGGTGGTTCCCTCAATGCTGATTTTACAGGCTGGGGGATATGGGGTAGAGAAAGGTATCCCAACTTTGCTAATGGCAGCTGGCAGCGTTGACGACATTCTGGCTATCACAGGCTTCAACACTTGCCTTGGGATGGCTTTCTCTTCTG GTTCTACTCTTTACAATGTGCTCCGTGGAGTGCTGGAGGTTGCTGTTGGCATAGCAGCTGGGGGGATTCTGGGAATGTTTGTTCGATATTTCCCAAGCCAtgatcag GCATCTCTGGCATGGAAGAGGTCGTATTTTGTACTTGGGCTGTCCATGTTTGCTGTTTTTGGCAGCATTTACTTTGGCTTCCCTGGATCAGGAGGGCTCTGCACATTAGTCTTAGCTTTTGTTGCAGGTGTGGGTTGGTCTGATGAAAAG TTATCTACCATTCCGTTGACTGAAGAGCAAGAGATGTTGCAGGATGAGTCCCAGACAGTACACCAAGAACAGGACACATGTATCCCCAGACTGATTATTAAGAGACAGAGCACTGCATTTATATTTTCCGCACATGCCAGCCTGAAGGTTCATTTGCTATTGTAG
- the BDH2 gene encoding dehydrogenase/reductase SDR family member 6 isoform X2 gives MGRLDGKIILLSAAAQGIGRAAAIAFAKEGAKVIATDINESKLQELEKYPGIQIRVLDVTKKEQIENLAKDIERIDVLCNIAGFVHHGTILECEEQDWNFTMNLNVRSMYLMIKTFLPKMLKQKSGNIINMSSVASSIKGVVNRCVYSTSKAAVIGLTKSVAADFIEQGIRCNCICPGTVDTPSLQERIQARPNPEQALKDFLDRQKTGRMATAEEVAHLFVYLASDESAYVTGNELIIDGGWSL, from the exons ATGGGTCGGCTTGATGGGAAGATCATACTGCtgtctgcagcagcacagggcattGGACGAGCAGCTGCTATA GCTTTTGCTAAAGAAGGAGCCAAAGTCATTGCTACAGACATCAATGAGTCTAAGCTGCAAGAACTGGAGAAATATCCAG GCATTCAAATACGGGTGCTGGATGTCACCAAAAAGGAGCAGATAGAAAATCTGGCCAAGGACATCGAAAGGATTGATGTCCTCTGTAACATTGCAGG GTTTGTTCATCATGGAACCATTCTGGAGTGTGAAGAGCAAGACTGGAACTTCACTATGAACCTCAATGTTCGCAGCATGTATCTAATGATCAAGACATTTCTTCCTAAG ATGCTTAAACAGAAATCTGGAAATATTATAAATATGTCTTCCGTGGCATCCAGCATTAAAG GAGTTGTGAACAGATGTGTATATAGTACTTCAAAGGCAGCGGTTATTGGTCTAACAAAGTCTGTGGCTGCTGATTTCATTGAGCAAGGCATCAGATGTAACTGCATATGTCCTG GAACTGTTGACACACCATCTTTACAGGAAAGAATCCAAGCCCGGCCTAACCCAGAACAG GCATTGAAAGACTTTCTGGACAGACAGAAGACTGGTAGGATGGCTACTGCTGAAGAAGTGGCCCATCTCTTTGTGTACTTGGCCTCTGATGAA TCTGCCTATGTGACTGGTAATGAGCTAATCATCGATGGAGGATGGAGCTTGTGA
- the BDH2 gene encoding dehydrogenase/reductase SDR family member 6 isoform X1 produces MAEVSSMGRLDGKIILLSAAAQGIGRAAAIAFAKEGAKVIATDINESKLQELEKYPGIQIRVLDVTKKEQIENLAKDIERIDVLCNIAGFVHHGTILECEEQDWNFTMNLNVRSMYLMIKTFLPKMLKQKSGNIINMSSVASSIKGVVNRCVYSTSKAAVIGLTKSVAADFIEQGIRCNCICPGTVDTPSLQERIQARPNPEQALKDFLDRQKTGRMATAEEVAHLFVYLASDESAYVTGNELIIDGGWSL; encoded by the exons ATGGCAGAG GTCAGCAGCATGGGTCGGCTTGATGGGAAGATCATACTGCtgtctgcagcagcacagggcattGGACGAGCAGCTGCTATA GCTTTTGCTAAAGAAGGAGCCAAAGTCATTGCTACAGACATCAATGAGTCTAAGCTGCAAGAACTGGAGAAATATCCAG GCATTCAAATACGGGTGCTGGATGTCACCAAAAAGGAGCAGATAGAAAATCTGGCCAAGGACATCGAAAGGATTGATGTCCTCTGTAACATTGCAGG GTTTGTTCATCATGGAACCATTCTGGAGTGTGAAGAGCAAGACTGGAACTTCACTATGAACCTCAATGTTCGCAGCATGTATCTAATGATCAAGACATTTCTTCCTAAG ATGCTTAAACAGAAATCTGGAAATATTATAAATATGTCTTCCGTGGCATCCAGCATTAAAG GAGTTGTGAACAGATGTGTATATAGTACTTCAAAGGCAGCGGTTATTGGTCTAACAAAGTCTGTGGCTGCTGATTTCATTGAGCAAGGCATCAGATGTAACTGCATATGTCCTG GAACTGTTGACACACCATCTTTACAGGAAAGAATCCAAGCCCGGCCTAACCCAGAACAG GCATTGAAAGACTTTCTGGACAGACAGAAGACTGGTAGGATGGCTACTGCTGAAGAAGTGGCCCATCTCTTTGTGTACTTGGCCTCTGATGAA TCTGCCTATGTGACTGGTAATGAGCTAATCATCGATGGAGGATGGAGCTTGTGA
- the BDH2 gene encoding dehydrogenase/reductase SDR family member 6 isoform X3, with product MAEVSSMGRLDGKIILLSAAAQGIGRAAAIAFAKEGAKVIATDINESKLQELEKYPGIQIRVLDVTKKEQIENLAKDIERIDVLCNIAGFVHHGTILECEEQDWNFTMNLNVRSMYLMIKTFLPKMLKQKSGNIINMSSVASSIKGTVDTPSLQERIQARPNPEQALKDFLDRQKTGRMATAEEVAHLFVYLASDESAYVTGNELIIDGGWSL from the exons ATGGCAGAG GTCAGCAGCATGGGTCGGCTTGATGGGAAGATCATACTGCtgtctgcagcagcacagggcattGGACGAGCAGCTGCTATA GCTTTTGCTAAAGAAGGAGCCAAAGTCATTGCTACAGACATCAATGAGTCTAAGCTGCAAGAACTGGAGAAATATCCAG GCATTCAAATACGGGTGCTGGATGTCACCAAAAAGGAGCAGATAGAAAATCTGGCCAAGGACATCGAAAGGATTGATGTCCTCTGTAACATTGCAGG GTTTGTTCATCATGGAACCATTCTGGAGTGTGAAGAGCAAGACTGGAACTTCACTATGAACCTCAATGTTCGCAGCATGTATCTAATGATCAAGACATTTCTTCCTAAG ATGCTTAAACAGAAATCTGGAAATATTATAAATATGTCTTCCGTGGCATCCAGCATTAAAG GAACTGTTGACACACCATCTTTACAGGAAAGAATCCAAGCCCGGCCTAACCCAGAACAG GCATTGAAAGACTTTCTGGACAGACAGAAGACTGGTAGGATGGCTACTGCTGAAGAAGTGGCCCATCTCTTTGTGTACTTGGCCTCTGATGAA TCTGCCTATGTGACTGGTAATGAGCTAATCATCGATGGAGGATGGAGCTTGTGA